The stretch of DNA GAGCTTCGGCGAGGCGGGCGCCTACCTCTGGGGCGCCCTGCTGCGCCACCCGAGCGGGCGGCTGCCCGGCGACGAGCCCGACGGCTACCGCGCCTTCGCCACGTGGGACCCGGTGCCCACCCAGGACGAGGCGCGGTCGTTCGCCGAGTTCTGGACGTGGCTGTCGGCGGTGCGGGCGCGGGCCGCCGCCACCGGCCGCAGCTTCGCCGCCTACTGCTACAACGAGCAGGCGGAGAACCGCTGGCTGCTGGCTTCGGCCACCCGGTTCGCCGGGATGCCGGGTATCCCGCCGCTCGCCGAGGTGGAGGAGTTCATCGGCCACCCCGGTTGGATCGACCTGTTCGCCGTGGTCAGCGACTGGTTCCTGTGCGCGCAGGGCAAGGGTCTCAAGCGCATCGCCCCGGCGGCAGGCTTCACATGGCGCGACCCGGAGGCGGGCGGGGAGAACTCGATGCGCTGGTACCGGCACGCCGTCGGGATGGATGGCGCGCCTCCCGACACGCAGCAGCGGGAGCGGCTGCTCGCCTACAACGCCGACGACGTCCACGCCACCCAGGTCCTGCGGGAGTGGATGACCTCCCCCGCCGTGAAGCGGGTCCCGCTGGCCGCCGACCTGTAGGTCAGCTTTCATCCCCGCGCCCCCGCCGGGCCAGCCGGCGGTCATCCGGCCAGGGCAGCGTGCCCGGCATGTTCGCCCGGCGCATCGCTGTGATCGGTTCCGGCTACGTCGGTCTCACGACGGGCGCCTGCCTCGCCTCGCTCGGCCACCGCGTGGTCTGCGCGGACGTCGACGAGGCGAAGGTCGAGCGGCTGCGCCGGGGCGTCGTCGACATCCTCGAGCCGGGCCTGCCGGAGCTGGTGGTCGAGAACCAGGCGGCGGGGCGGCTCGAGTTCGTGCTGGGCGCGCGGGACGCGGTGGCGGGGCGCGACGGAGAGCCGGTCGAGGTGGTGTTCCTCTGCGTGCCCACCCCGATGGGCGAGGGCGGCGCCGCCGACCTGACCGCGGTGCGGGCGGTCGCGACCGAGATCAGGCAGCTGCTCCCGGCGGGGTGCGTCGTCGTCAACAAGTCGACGGTGCCCGTCGGCACGGCGGAGGCCACCCGCAAGCTGCTGAAGCGGCGCGACATCGCGGTGGTGAGCAACCCCGAGTTCCTGCGCGAGGGCTCCGCGGTGCACGACTTCCTGCACCCGGACCGGATCGTCGTCGGCAGCGACGCCCAGGACGCCGCCGAGCGGGTGGCGGCGCTCTACTCCCGGCTCGGCGCGCCGACGGTGCTCACCGACGCGGCCAGCGCGGAGATGGTGAAGTACGCCGCCAACTGCTTCCTCGCGATGAAGCTGTCGTACGTCAACGCGCTCGCCGAGCTGTGCGACGTGCTCGGCGCCGATGTCGCGGACGTCACCGAGGGCATGGGGCACGACCGGCGGATCGGGCAGGCGTTCCTCCAGCCCGGTCCCGGGTGGGGCGGCTCCTGCCTGCCGAAGGACACGAACGCGCTGGTGCAGGTGGCGGCCGCGGCGGGGATCGAGCTGCCGCTGGTCACCGCGAGCATCGCCACCAACGAGCGCCAGCGCCACATCGTGGTCGACAAGATCGCCGACGCCGTCGGAGGCGACCTCGCCGGCAAGCGGCTCGGCCTGCTCGGGCTCACCTTCAAGGCGGGCACCGACGACCTGCGCGACTCGCCCGCGCTGGCCGTCGCGCGGCTGCTGCGCGACGGCGGCGCCGAGCTGACGGCCTACGACCCGGGCTGCCCCGCGGCCGTGCCGGGCGTCACCGACTGCGTCACCGTGGCCGACGAGCCGCTGCGGGCCGCGAAGGACGCCGATGCGCTGGTGGTGCTGACCGAGTGGCCCGAGTTCCGGTCGCTCGACTGGGGCGCGGTGGCCGGGGCGCTCGCCGGCCGCGTGGTGGTCGACTGCCGCAACCTGCTCGACCCAGACGTGTTGCGCCGGGCGGGGATCAGCTGGGTCGGGGTCGGCCGCCGCTGACCGCCCGGCCCGTCTCAGCTCGGCTCACTTGAGCTCGACGAACAGCGAGTGCGAGTCGGTGTCGCCGATGTTCTCGCCCGCGTGTGCCGTCGCCGGCACCCAGCCCGCGTCGTGCGCCCGCTTCTCGACCTCGACCGTGCGCCCGCCGTCCAGCGTGAGCCGCCTGCGGAACGTGGACAGCGGGATGATCACCATGTCCGGGTGGCTGTGCATCGAGGTGCGGTCGCCCGGGTGGTCGCGGTACTCCAGCACCCGCACGCGCTCGTTCTCGAAGACCACCGAGTAGAAGTCCGGATCCGTCTCGACGGGGTCGGTGCACATGGCGTCCCCTTTCGTGGGACTGAAGTACCACGAAGGACAGTACGGTACCGTGAAGTGCGATGACAACCCCCGCGGCAGTCCCTTACGAGCAGACGGGCCGTCGCAACCAGAAGGCCCGCACCCGGGACGCGCTGGTCGCGGCCGCGCGAGAGCTGCTGGGCGCCGGCGTCACGCCCACCGTCGAGGAGGCGGCCGCACACGCCGCGGTGTCGCGCACCACGGCGTACCGCTACTTCCCCAACCAGCGCGCGCTGGTCGGCGCTGCCCACCCGGAGATCGATCGGACGTCGCTGCTCCCCGACGACCCGCCGGACGATCCGGGGGAGCGGCTCGCGCTCGTCGTCGCCGAGACCACGCGGATCGTGCTCGACTGGGAGCCACAGCTGCGCGCGTCGCTGCGGTTGTCGCTGGAGCCGGGGCAGGAGCCGACGGGGCCGGTGCTGCGCCGGGGCCGCGTCATCGGCTGGCTCGAGGACGCCCTCGCTCCGCTCGCGACGTCCCACCCGGAGCTCGACCGCAGGCGCCTCGCCACGGCGATCCGGGCGGCCACCGGCATCGAGGCGTTCGTCTGGCTGGTCGACGTCGCCGGTCTCCCGCGGGAGGATGCCGCTTCGACGATGCGGTGGACGGCCCGCGCGTTGCTCCGCTCGGCGATGGTCGATGGTGGCCCGCCGGTCTGACTTCTGGCGGTATGCCCCGGGGGGCTACCGGATTCGCCGACCGGTCTCGGCGCAGGAGTAGCCGCCGAGCTTCTCCACCTCGTTGCGGAAGTCGTGCTGTTCCAGAAGGGCCCACAGCGGTGCGAGCACCTCGTCGTCCAGCCCGGCAGCACGCAGGACGAGGTCGTACGGCTCGCGGGCGACCGGGACGAAGTCCAGCCCGAAGGCGCGGGCCGCGGCCTGGATGCCGAGGCCCGTGTCGGCACGGCCGGCCGCGACGGCCGCGGCCACGCCCAGGTGGGTGTGCTCCTCGCGGGAGTAGCCGCTGATCGTCGTCGGGTCGATGCCCCGCTTGCCCAGCTCGTGGTCGAGCAGCACGCGCGTGCCCGCGCCGCGCTGGCGGTTGACGTAGCGCAGGTCGGGGCGGGTGAGGTCGGCGATACCGGTGAGGCCGAGCGGATTGCCGGGAGCGACCAGGAGGCCCTGGTCCCGGTGTACCAGCCGAACCACGGCCAGGTCTGCGTGCGGGCCGAAGATCCGGTCCAGGTACGGCAGCGTGTACTCGCCGGTGGCGGGGTCGAGCAGGTGCGAGCCGGCCACGTGGCACAGCCCGTCGCGCAGCGCCACCAGCCCGCCGAGCGACCCGACGTTCGACGAGGCCAGCGTGATCAACGGGTCGGCCGCGCGCAGCGCCGACGCTGCGACGTCGAGGACCAGGTCGTGCGAGCCGATCGCGACGATCGTGCGCTCGACGTCGGCCAGGCCGCGCAGCAGCTCCACCCTCACCTGCTCGCCCGCGTGGTGGCCCTCGACCCCGGCCGGGACGACCAGCAGGCCGTCGGCGCGGACCAGCGAGGTCAGCACGCCGGCCGCGCGCGGAAGGGGCGTCGCGACGACATCGCCGCCGACGCGGCCCAGCCGGACGCGCACCCAGTCGTCGGAGCCGATGGCCGAGGCCAGCTTGCGGGCCAGCCGGGCCGTGGTGGTCGGGCGCTCCCGCGGGGAGGCGCCCTCGAGCGCGGCCAGCATCGGCGCGGCGAAGATGTCGAAGGTCAGCGCGGCCGAGACCGGGTAGCCGGGAGCCCCGAGGATCGGCGTGGCCGGGTCGCCCGCGACGGTCCCGAGGACGACCGGGTGCCCGGGGCGCACCGCCACCCCGTGGACGGCGAGGGCACCTGCGGCCGCGACCACCCGCGCGGTGTAGTCGTCGCGCCCGGCGCTCGAACCGGCGATCAGGATCACCAGGTCCGCGTCGCCTGCGGCGTCCCGGACGGCGGCCGTGATCAGGTCGGGGTCGTCGGCGACGATGCCGGTGGTCCGGGCATCGCAGCCGATCTCGGCGGCCTGCGCAGCGAGCATCATCGAGTTGGTGTCGGCGATCTCGCCGGGGCCCAGCTCGGTGCCGACGGGCCGGATCTCGTCGCCGGTCGGGATGATCACCACTCGGGGCTTGCGGCGCACCAGCAGCTCGACGACGCCCGCCGCGGCGCAGGCGGCGACGTCGACCGGGCGCAGCCGGTGGCCCTCCGGCAGCAGCAGTTCCGTAGCGCTGATGTCCTCGCCGATCGAGCGGACGTGCTGGTACGGCGGCACCGCGGCGCGCAGCTCGGCGCGCCCGTCCGGGGTGTGGTGCACGTGCTCGCGCATGACGACGGCGTCGTAGCCGCCGGGAAGCGGGTCCCCGGTGTCGACCACCGCGAAGTCGTCGAGCAGCACGGGGGTGGTCTCGGCGGCGCCCACGGTCTCGGCGGACCGCACGGCGATGCCGTCCATGGCCGCCGAGTCGAACGCGGGGGAGGAGCGCCGGGCCCACACCGACTCCGCGGTGACGCGCCCGACCGCCTCCCCGACCGGCAGCACCACCGCGTCGACCCGGGGCGGGCAGCCCGCGGCGGCGCAGGCGTCGCGCCACGCCCGCCGGGCCTGCTCGGCGGGGATGTCGGACACGAACGGGCTCGTCATCGGTACAGGATGACCTCCACGTCGGTGCCCCCGTCGAGGCCGGTCGCCGGCTCGGGCACGACGAGGTAGCCGTCGGCCCGCGCCAGCACGGACAGCAGCGCGGAGGGCCCGAACAGCGGCTCGGCGACGCCGTCGCGGACGGCGACCTGCACGACGTCCAGCCGGCCGGTGGCGGAGGCCAGGTCGCGGCTCAGCCGGGCGCGCACGGTCGGCTCCGGCGGTGGTTCCGCAGCGCCGGCGAGCCGCCACACCAGTGGCACCCCGACCAGCCGGAACACCACGAGCGCGGACAGCGGGTTGCCGGGCAGCCCGACCAGCGGAACACCCCCGCACTCGGCCAGCAACGTCGGTTTGCCCGGCTTGACGGCCAGCCCGTGGCACCAGATCTCGCCCAGCGCGGCCACCGCGCCCGCCGTCTCGTCGCGGGCCCCGACCGACGACCCGGCCGAGACGACCACCAGGTCGGCGTCGGCGAGTGCCGACCGCAGTGTGGACTCCAGGGCGCCCCGGTCGTCCGGGACGATCCCGGCCATCACCGGTTCCCCGCCTGCGTCGCGGACCAGCCCCGCCAGCGCCGACGCCGTGGCGTCGCGGACCTGGCCGGGGGCGAGCGTGGGCGTCTCCGGCGGCACCACCTCGTCGCCGGTGGACACGATCGCGACCCGCGGGCGGGCGTGCACCTCCACGGTCGTCACACCGGCTGCGGCCAGGAACCCGAGCTGCGGGGCGCGCAGTGGCCGACCGGCACCCACCAGCACGTCACCCGCTGCGGCGTCCTCGTCGGCCCGGACCAGCCCGGAGCCCGGTGCGACCGGCCGGGTCACCTCGATCGTGCCGGGCATGGTCTCCGCCGTGTGCTCGACCATGACCACCGCGTCGGCCCCGTCCGGCAGCACGGCACCGGTCGGGATCGCCACGCACTTGCCGTGCGACACGGTGACGGTGGGCGCTGCGCCCATCCGCACGGCTCCGGCCAGGTCGAGGTATGAGGGCAGGCCCTCGGAGGCGCCGTAGGTGTCGGCGGCCCGGACGGCGTAGCCGTCCACCGTGGAGCGGGCGAAGCCGGGCATCGCCGTGGGCGCGCGCACGTCCGCGGCCGGCACCCGGTGCAGCGCGTCGGCGAGCCGGACGTCCTCGACGGCGGTGCGCCGGGCGGGTCGGAACCCGGCCAGCGCCTCGCCGACCGTCTTCGCTGTGAAGAACTCGCGAGTCACCGGTCCGGCTGGTCCTCCGCGCCCTCCGGGCGGGGCTGCGGCCGGGCGGCCGCACCGCCCTTGTCCAGCCCGAGCACGCTGACCACCGGTCCCAGCGCGACCTGGCCCAGCCCGCAGATGGAGGTCTTGCGCATGACCTCCTCGAGCCGCAGGATGTGCGCCCGCTGGTCGTCGTCCAGGTCCGAACCGGTCTCGACGGCGTCGCGCAGGATCGTGTGCGCCTTGGTGGAGCCCACCCGGCACGGCACGCACTTGCCGCACGACTCGTCGCGGAAGAACCGCAGCACGTTGGTCGACGCCGCGAGCAGGTCGGTGCCCTCGGCCAGCACGACCATCGCACCGGAGCCGAGCATCGTGCCGTTCTCCACCGCGGTGCCGAAGTCCAGCGGCATGTCCAGCTTGTCCGGGCCGATGAAGTTCGACGACGCGCCGCCCGGCTGCACCGCGCCGACCTGCCGGCCGTCGCTGACGCCGCCCGCCAGCTCGATCAGCTCGCGCACCGTGGTGCCCATCGGCACGCAGTAGACGTCCGGTCGTTCGACGTGCCCGGAGACGGCGAAGAACTTCCAGCCCACCGAGTCGCCCGCGCCCTGGTCGGCCCACCACTGCGCGCCGCGCTGCAGGATCACCGGCACGTCGGCGAAGGTCTCCACCGAGTTCATCAGCGTCGGCCTGCCGTGCAGGCCGTAGTTGCCGGGGAACGGCGGCTTGTTGCGCGGCTCGCCGCGGTGGCCCTCCATGCACTCCAGGAGCGCGGTCTCCTCGCCGAGGATGTAGCCGCCGGGGGAGACGAACACCTCGACGTCCAGCCGCCGCCCGCTGCCGCAGGCGTCCGGCCCGATCACGCCGGCCGCGCGCAGTGCGTCCAGCTCCTCGCGCAGGACGTGCTCCTCCGGGCCGTACTCGTGGCGGATGAACACCCAGCCCTGCTCGGCCCCGACGACCGCCATGCCCAGCAGCAGGCCCTCCAGCACCAGGTGCGGTTGGGTGGCGAGGATCTGGCGGTCCTTGAACGTGCCCGGCTCGGACTCGTCGGCGTTGCAGATCGCGTACTTGACGCCGCCGGGCTGCGTGCTGCGGACCAGGCCCCACTTCTGCCCGGTCGGGAACCCGGCCCCGCCCATCCCGCGCAGCCCGGAGTCCTTCAGCGTCTGCACGACGGTGTCCGGGTCCAGCTCGCCCGCCAGGAGCGCGCGCAGGCTGGCGTACCGGTCGGCAACGCGCGATCCGGCCGGGTACGGGTCGTTGGGCCACGGCTCGGTGCGCACGTTCGCCGGGGTGGCGCCGACGTCGCCGCCGCGCGCACCGGCGACGAGCGCGTCGGCGTCCTCGACGGGCGCGGGTCGTTCGTTGACCGCCACCGCAGGCGCGGTGTCGCAGCGGCCCAGGCAGGAGACCTCGACCAGCTCGACCTCGGCGTCCTCGCCGTAGCGCTCGCGCAGCTCGGCCAGCCGGGCCTCGCCGCCGCGCAGGAAGCACGGCAGGTCGTGGCAGACGTGCAGCGCGACCTTCGTCGGCGGCTCGGTGCGGAAGTGCGGGTAGAACGAGATCAGGCCCTCGATCTCGTAGAGCGGGCGCCGGGCGTCGCGGGAGAGCTCCACCAGCTCCTCGCGCGGCAGCCACCCCAGCCGGGCCTGGATCGCGTTCAGCGCGGGGATCAGCGACGGCCCGGGGAACTTCCCGGCCCGTCCCTCCACGCCGGGCACCCGCCGCCCCCTGACCTCGGCGGCCCGGTCGGTCACCTTGCTCGCGAGCTCGTCCGCGGTTGTCATGCCCGCACCCCCAGCGGCTCGACCTGCACGGCGCAGAACTTGAACTCCGGGATCTTGCCGACCGGGTCGACCTCGTCGATGGTCAGCAGGTTGGCCGCCGCCTCGCGGAAGTGGAACGGGATGAAGCAGTTGCCCAGCTGCTCGCGGTGCGAGATGCGCACCATCAGCTCGATCGTCCCGCGCCGGGACCGCACGCGGACCGTCTCACCGTGCGCCAGACCGCGGTCGGCGGCGTCCTTCGGGTGCATGTAGACCTCCGCCACCGGGGAGATCGCGTCCAGCGCGAACGAGCGCCTGGTCATCGATCCCGTGTGCCAGTGCTCCAGCAGCCGCCCGGTGTTGAGCACCAGCGGGTACTCCGCGTCGGGCAGCTCCTTGGCCGGCAGCCACTGCGCCGGTACCAGGTGGGCCAGGCCGTCGTCGGTGTTGAACCGCTCGTCGAACATGACGACCGTGCCGTCGCTGTGCTCCGGGTCGTCGTTCGGGTAGAGCTTCCCGCTCAGCCCGAGGTTGTCGTACCGCAGGTTCTTGTACGACGGCATCAGCGCGACCATCTCGTCGAACACCTCGCTCGGCGAGCCGTAGTCCCAGTCCAGCCCGATCCGCCGGGCGATGTCCTGCACGATCTGCCAGTCCGGGCGCGCCTGCCCCGGCGGGTCCATCACCTTGCGGCCGAGCTGCACGCGCCGGTCGGTGTTGGTGTAGGTGCCGTCCTTCTCCAGGTACGAGGTGGCCGGGAGGATCACGTCGGCGAACTCGGCCGTCTCGGTGAGGAAGATGTCCTGCACCACGAGGAAGTCGAGCGCGGACAGCGCCTTGCGCACCTTGTTGATGTTCGGGTCGGACAGGAACGGGTTCTCGCCGAGCATGTACATGCCGCGCACGCCGCCGGGCTCCAGCACCGATTTGACGATCTCGGTGACGGTCAGCCCGCGCTTCGGGTCGAGGCGGGTGCCCCAGGCCTCCTCGAACCGCAGCCGGGTCTGCTCGGCGTCCACTCCCTGGTAGTCGGGGTAGAACATCGGGATCAGGCCGGCGTCCGATGCGCCCTGCACGTTGTTCTGCCCGCGCAGCGGGTGCAGCCCGGTGCCCGGGCGCCCGACGTTGCCGGTGATCGAGCACAGCGCGATGAGGCAGCGCGCGTTGTCGGTGCCGGTGGTGTGCTGGGAGATCCCCATCCCCCAGTAGACGACCGCGGCGCCCGCCTCGCCCCACGTGCGGGCGACCTCGCGGATGGTGTCGGCGTCCACGCCGGTGATCTGCGCGGCCCGTTCCGGCGGGTAGTCCGCGACGGTGCGGGCGAGCTCGTCGTAGTTCGACGTGCGGTTCGCGATGAAGTCCCGGTCGATCAGCCCGAGCCGGATGACCTCGTGCATCACCGCGTTGTAGAACGCCACGTCCGTGCCCGGCTTGAGCTGCACGAAGATGTCGGCGTGCTCGGCCACCGTGGACGCCCGCGGGTCGACGTAGATGATCTTGGTGCCGCGCCGGCGGGCCTGCTTGAAGAACGAGCTGGCCACCGGGTGGTTGGCGGTCGGGTTCGAGCCGGTGATGATCACGACGTCGGCGTTGGCGACGTCGCCGTACGTCGTGGAGACCGCGCCCGAGCCGACGCCCTCGAACAGCGCGGCCACCGATGACGCGTGGCAGAGCCGGGTGCAGTGGTCGACGTTGTTGGTGCCGAAGCCCGTGCGGATGAGCTTCTGGAAGAGGTAGGCCTCCTCGTTGGAGCACTTCGCCGAGCCGAACCCGGCGATCGCGCCCGGCCCGCCACTGGCGTGGATCTCGCGCAGTCGCCGGGCGACCAGGTCGAGCGCCTCCTCCCAGGTCGCCTCCCGGAAGTACGGCATGACCTCGTCGTAGTCGACCAGGCCGCCGGGCTTGCGCTTGCCGCCGCGCTTGTCGCCAGGCTTGCGGCCACCGCCGCTGCGCTCGCCGCCGTTGACCCGGCCCCTGTCGTTGTTGCCGTCGCCGCGGACGTCTGCGGACAGGG from Pseudonocardia cypriaca encodes:
- a CDS encoding UDP-glucose dehydrogenase family protein, giving the protein MFARRIAVIGSGYVGLTTGACLASLGHRVVCADVDEAKVERLRRGVVDILEPGLPELVVENQAAGRLEFVLGARDAVAGRDGEPVEVVFLCVPTPMGEGGAADLTAVRAVATEIRQLLPAGCVVVNKSTVPVGTAEATRKLLKRRDIAVVSNPEFLREGSAVHDFLHPDRIVVGSDAQDAAERVAALYSRLGAPTVLTDAASAEMVKYAANCFLAMKLSYVNALAELCDVLGADVADVTEGMGHDRRIGQAFLQPGPGWGGSCLPKDTNALVQVAAAAGIELPLVTASIATNERQRHIVVDKIADAVGGDLAGKRLGLLGLTFKAGTDDLRDSPALAVARLLRDGGAELTAYDPGCPAAVPGVTDCVTVADEPLRAAKDADALVVLTEWPEFRSLDWGAVAGALAGRVVVDCRNLLDPDVLRRAGISWVGVGRR
- a CDS encoding cytoplasmic protein is translated as MCTDPVETDPDFYSVVFENERVRVLEYRDHPGDRTSMHSHPDMVIIPLSTFRRRLTLDGGRTVEVEKRAHDAGWVPATAHAGENIGDTDSHSLFVELK
- a CDS encoding TetR family transcriptional regulator; translation: MTTPAAVPYEQTGRRNQKARTRDALVAAARELLGAGVTPTVEEAAAHAAVSRTTAYRYFPNQRALVGAAHPEIDRTSLLPDDPPDDPGERLALVVAETTRIVLDWEPQLRASLRLSLEPGQEPTGPVLRRGRVIGWLEDALAPLATSHPELDRRRLATAIRAATGIEAFVWLVDVAGLPREDAASTMRWTARALLRSAMVDGGPPV
- a CDS encoding molybdopterin biosynthesis protein, with product MTSPFVSDIPAEQARRAWRDACAAAGCPPRVDAVVLPVGEAVGRVTAESVWARRSSPAFDSAAMDGIAVRSAETVGAAETTPVLLDDFAVVDTGDPLPGGYDAVVMREHVHHTPDGRAELRAAVPPYQHVRSIGEDISATELLLPEGHRLRPVDVAACAAAGVVELLVRRKPRVVIIPTGDEIRPVGTELGPGEIADTNSMMLAAQAAEIGCDARTTGIVADDPDLITAAVRDAAGDADLVILIAGSSAGRDDYTARVVAAAGALAVHGVAVRPGHPVVLGTVAGDPATPILGAPGYPVSAALTFDIFAAPMLAALEGASPRERPTTTARLARKLASAIGSDDWVRVRLGRVGGDVVATPLPRAAGVLTSLVRADGLLVVPAGVEGHHAGEQVRVELLRGLADVERTIVAIGSHDLVLDVAASALRAADPLITLASSNVGSLGGLVALRDGLCHVAGSHLLDPATGEYTLPYLDRIFGPHADLAVVRLVHRDQGLLVAPGNPLGLTGIADLTRPDLRYVNRQRGAGTRVLLDHELGKRGIDPTTISGYSREEHTHLGVAAAVAAGRADTGLGIQAAARAFGLDFVPVAREPYDLVLRAAGLDDEVLAPLWALLEQHDFRNEVEKLGGYSCAETGRRIR
- the glp gene encoding gephyrin-like molybdotransferase Glp → MTREFFTAKTVGEALAGFRPARRTAVEDVRLADALHRVPAADVRAPTAMPGFARSTVDGYAVRAADTYGASEGLPSYLDLAGAVRMGAAPTVTVSHGKCVAIPTGAVLPDGADAVVMVEHTAETMPGTIEVTRPVAPGSGLVRADEDAAAGDVLVGAGRPLRAPQLGFLAAAGVTTVEVHARPRVAIVSTGDEVVPPETPTLAPGQVRDATASALAGLVRDAGGEPVMAGIVPDDRGALESTLRSALADADLVVVSAGSSVGARDETAGAVAALGEIWCHGLAVKPGKPTLLAECGGVPLVGLPGNPLSALVVFRLVGVPLVWRLAGAAEPPPEPTVRARLSRDLASATGRLDVVQVAVRDGVAEPLFGPSALLSVLARADGYLVVPEPATGLDGGTDVEVILYR
- a CDS encoding NAD(P)H-dependent oxidoreductase subunit E, translated to MTTADELASKVTDRAAEVRGRRVPGVEGRAGKFPGPSLIPALNAIQARLGWLPREELVELSRDARRPLYEIEGLISFYPHFRTEPPTKVALHVCHDLPCFLRGGEARLAELRERYGEDAEVELVEVSCLGRCDTAPAVAVNERPAPVEDADALVAGARGGDVGATPANVRTEPWPNDPYPAGSRVADRYASLRALLAGELDPDTVVQTLKDSGLRGMGGAGFPTGQKWGLVRSTQPGGVKYAICNADESEPGTFKDRQILATQPHLVLEGLLLGMAVVGAEQGWVFIRHEYGPEEHVLREELDALRAAGVIGPDACGSGRRLDVEVFVSPGGYILGEETALLECMEGHRGEPRNKPPFPGNYGLHGRPTLMNSVETFADVPVILQRGAQWWADQGAGDSVGWKFFAVSGHVERPDVYCVPMGTTVRELIELAGGVSDGRQVGAVQPGGASSNFIGPDKLDMPLDFGTAVENGTMLGSGAMVVLAEGTDLLAASTNVLRFFRDESCGKCVPCRVGSTKAHTILRDAVETGSDLDDDQRAHILRLEEVMRKTSICGLGQVALGPVVSVLGLDKGGAAARPQPRPEGAEDQPDR
- the fdhF gene encoding formate dehydrogenase subunit alpha yields the protein MTAVQDASAAVRTITAEIDGFAVTVPEGTSIYDAAKQAGVDIPVLCHDERYDPVGVCRMCVVDTGGRVFAAACVRPCEDGMQVKTSTPELERSRATLTELLISDQPPRAEDPKDLKTRDNLLLELADGFGVARETTELPCGSGRGTDSSNPVIDVNHDACILCDRCVRACDDIQGNDVIGRSGKGYSTRIAFDLNDPMGASSCVTCGECVQACPTGALTNKPIRGIPIRPREELDAVESVCPYCGVGCALTYYVDRERGAISFAEGRDQPGSQSRLCVKGRYGWDYSASPQRLTTPLIRIDSAYPKGALSADVRGDGNNDRGRVNGGERSGGGRKPGDKRGGKRKPGGLVDYDEVMPYFREATWEEALDLVARRLREIHASGGPGAIAGFGSAKCSNEEAYLFQKLIRTGFGTNNVDHCTRLCHASSVAALFEGVGSGAVSTTYGDVANADVVIITGSNPTANHPVASSFFKQARRRGTKIIYVDPRASTVAEHADIFVQLKPGTDVAFYNAVMHEVIRLGLIDRDFIANRTSNYDELARTVADYPPERAAQITGVDADTIREVARTWGEAGAAVVYWGMGISQHTTGTDNARCLIALCSITGNVGRPGTGLHPLRGQNNVQGASDAGLIPMFYPDYQGVDAEQTRLRFEEAWGTRLDPKRGLTVTEIVKSVLEPGGVRGMYMLGENPFLSDPNINKVRKALSALDFLVVQDIFLTETAEFADVILPATSYLEKDGTYTNTDRRVQLGRKVMDPPGQARPDWQIVQDIARRIGLDWDYGSPSEVFDEMVALMPSYKNLRYDNLGLSGKLYPNDDPEHSDGTVVMFDERFNTDDGLAHLVPAQWLPAKELPDAEYPLVLNTGRLLEHWHTGSMTRRSFALDAISPVAEVYMHPKDAADRGLAHGETVRVRSRRGTIELMVRISHREQLGNCFIPFHFREAAANLLTIDEVDPVGKIPEFKFCAVQVEPLGVRA